Proteins from a genomic interval of Alphaproteobacteria bacterium:
- a CDS encoding inorganic pyrophosphatase — translation MSTNSNIVNARDFLGKIVNVQMDRPLGSKHPKHGFTYEVNYGFIPNTISGDGEELDAYVLGIDTPLATFSGKCVAIIHRTNDNDDKLIVVPDGQNPTNEYIEQKTAFQEQWFKHTIIR, via the coding sequence ATGTCCACAAATTCCAACATCGTAAATGCACGTGATTTTCTGGGTAAAATCGTCAATGTACAAATGGACAGACCACTGGGCAGCAAACATCCAAAACACGGCTTTACATACGAAGTGAATTATGGATTTATCCCAAACACCATATCGGGCGATGGCGAAGAATTAGACGCATATGTATTGGGCATCGATACACCATTGGCAACATTTTCTGGAAAATGCGTTGCGATTATTCATCGCACAAATGACAACGACGATAAACTGATTGTTGTGCCAGACGGACAAAATCCAACAAACGAATATATTGAACAAAAAACCGCTTTCCAAGAACAGTGGTTCAAGCACACGATTATAAGATAA
- a CDS encoding ribonuclease E/G, producing the protein MSKKIYVDAVHPEETRVVVVDTSTNRVSDFDVETTTKPQIKGNIYLAKVIRVEPSLQAAFVDYGTGKNGFLPFSEIHPDYYQVTAEQKKKLLELAHANIVDDDDDPNDEEDEVAEYDDHSAGEDNKEFAKRAREFKIQDVIKPKQILLVQGVKEERGQKGASMTTYLSLAGRFAVLMPNSRKRNSYGISKKISDKSERARLRDVLHGLKIPKGMTVVLRTAAMGAASADIAADYDYLVNLWNEIRKTTLESVAPVTIHTEDSLLRRVVRDFLSDKEDVLIIQGEEAFDAAKQHFIQMYGRAPRKQLVHYKDAGVPLMVKAGVEKQLEGLHGPYVQLPSGGSLVINQTEAMVTIDVNSSRAIKEKDIEQTALNTNLEAAEEIALQLRLRDLAGIVAIDFIDMEEEKNNRKLELKMREVMKRDRARTQVAKINNFGVLMLSRQRLRSSFMESSYVACPHCMGAGVVPSIQTAAIILFRHLQEKLLAKAAQKIIMTVPTDVAVYLLNHKRAELAEMESKFETEIVIVGDDSLMNIDQYSIQRVAPEQNKTEDLLGAYAPSTDAKRKNAQHVDAKRTTVNAQRRKRKKQPQKKTFWQKLVS; encoded by the coding sequence ATGTCAAAAAAAATATATGTGGATGCAGTCCACCCGGAAGAAACACGTGTCGTAGTTGTCGATACATCAACTAACCGCGTATCAGACTTTGACGTTGAAACCACCACCAAACCCCAGATTAAGGGCAACATCTATCTGGCCAAGGTTATTCGCGTTGAACCATCTTTACAGGCTGCATTTGTTGATTATGGGACTGGGAAAAATGGATTTTTACCATTCTCTGAAATTCACCCTGATTATTACCAGGTAACTGCTGAACAGAAAAAGAAACTGCTGGAATTGGCGCACGCCAACATTGTTGACGACGACGACGATCCAAACGACGAAGAAGACGAAGTCGCCGAATATGACGACCACAGTGCCGGCGAAGACAACAAAGAATTTGCCAAACGCGCACGTGAATTCAAAATCCAGGACGTTATCAAACCAAAACAAATCTTGCTGGTCCAGGGCGTCAAAGAAGAACGCGGTCAAAAGGGTGCATCAATGACAACATATCTGTCATTGGCGGGTCGTTTCGCGGTTCTGATGCCAAATTCACGTAAACGCAACAGTTATGGCATTTCCAAGAAAATTTCTGATAAATCTGAACGTGCCCGTCTGCGCGATGTTCTGCACGGTCTGAAAATCCCCAAGGGCATGACCGTTGTTCTGCGTACCGCCGCCATGGGCGCGGCATCGGCCGACATTGCCGCCGACTATGATTACCTGGTAAATTTGTGGAATGAAATCCGCAAAACAACACTGGAATCAGTCGCCCCGGTCACAATTCACACCGAAGATTCCCTGTTGCGCCGTGTCGTTCGTGATTTTCTAAGCGACAAAGAAGACGTACTGATTATCCAGGGCGAAGAAGCATTTGATGCCGCTAAACAGCATTTTATCCAAATGTACGGCCGCGCACCCCGCAAACAGTTGGTACACTACAAAGATGCCGGCGTTCCATTAATGGTCAAGGCCGGCGTTGAAAAACAACTCGAAGGTCTACACGGGCCATACGTCCAATTACCATCGGGCGGTTCACTGGTTATCAACCAGACCGAAGCCATGGTAACAATCGACGTTAATTCGTCCCGCGCGATCAAGGAAAAAGATATTGAACAAACGGCCCTGAACACTAATCTGGAAGCGGCCGAAGAAATCGCCCTGCAATTGCGTCTGCGCGATTTGGCCGGCATTGTTGCGATTGACTTTATCGACATGGAAGAAGAAAAGAACAACCGCAAATTGGAACTGAAAATGCGCGAAGTTATGAAACGCGATCGCGCCCGCACCCAGGTTGCAAAAATCAACAACTTTGGTGTATTGATGTTGTCGCGTCAACGCCTGCGCAGCAGTTTCATGGAATCATCATACGTCGCATGTCCACACTGTATGGGTGCGGGTGTTGTACCATCGATTCAGACGGCCGCGATTATTCTGTTCCGCCACTTGCAAGAAAAATTATTAGCCAAGGCGGCTCAGAAAATCATCATGACCGTCCCAACCGATGTCGCAGTATATCTGTTGAACCACAAACGTGCCGAATTGGCCGAAATGGAATCCAAATTCGAAACCGAAATTGTGATTGTTGGCGATGACAGCCTGATGAACATTGACCAATATTCGATTCAGCGTGTTGCACCTGAACAGAATAAAACCGAAGATTTGCTGGGGGCATACGCACCATCAACCGATGCAAAACGCAAAAATGCCCAGCACGTTGATGCAAAACGGACCACAGTCAATGCCCAACGTCGCAAACGCAAAAAACAACCACAAAAGAAAACTTTCTGGCAAAAATTGGTCAGTTAA
- a CDS encoding nucleotide exchange factor GrpE: MEDGMNNEDKEVQVEAVSVDDAPVVDTPQQESDVEKLTAQLAEMNDKYLRMAAELENTRRRAALDAESRARTRSMGVAEKILPVMDAVDSALKHAPDDAGIQSMARALESAFAQIGIVKIESVGQALNPMFHNAIQVVESGDAASGTIVEEMQTGYMFGDTVLRTAMVVVAK; the protein is encoded by the coding sequence ATGGAAGACGGTATGAATAACGAAGATAAAGAAGTTCAGGTAGAGGCAGTGTCTGTTGATGATGCGCCGGTCGTGGACACACCACAGCAAGAATCAGATGTTGAAAAATTAACCGCCCAGTTGGCGGAAATGAATGACAAATATCTGCGTATGGCGGCGGAACTGGAAAATACGCGTCGTCGGGCGGCGTTGGATGCGGAATCGCGTGCGCGGACGCGTTCGATGGGGGTGGCGGAAAAAATCTTGCCGGTGATGGATGCGGTGGATTCTGCGTTAAAGCATGCCCCCGATGATGCAGGGATTCAGTCGATGGCGCGTGCGCTGGAATCTGCATTTGCCCAGATTGGGATTGTAAAAATTGAATCTGTGGGCCAGGCGTTGAACCCGATGTTTCATAATGCGATTCAGGTTGTGGAATCTGGGGATGCAGCGTCCGGCACGATTGTCGAAGAAATGCAGACCGGGTATATGTTTGGCGATACCGTGCTGCGAACTGCAATGGTTGTTGTCGCAAAATAA
- a CDS encoding helix-turn-helix transcriptional regulator encodes MATLLVDARYFGNYLRMARNSMNITRFECAKLLGVSHSELIKIENGKVLMPDKIIQKVMTNGMAMILCKRRN; translated from the coding sequence ATGGCAACACTGTTGGTTGATGCGCGATATTTTGGTAATTATTTGCGCATGGCGCGAAATTCAATGAATATCACGCGGTTTGAATGTGCAAAATTATTAGGTGTGTCACATTCAGAATTGATTAAGATAGAAAACGGCAAGGTTTTAATGCCCGATAAAATAATTCAAAAGGTTATGACGAACGGTATGGCGATGATTTTATGTAAACGACGCAATTAA
- a CDS encoding META domain-containing protein, with protein MKFKLFAIGACALALAACGADDTQNPELLKGANFISAQPGVDITLSFDPVEMRVFGGVVNRYNGGYTADGNNIKFEGFASTMMMGDAEAMETEREYFEFMPTVETYELGDGKLTLIASDGKEIIFTQIEDTAAPVADSETTSE; from the coding sequence ATGAAATTCAAATTATTCGCAATTGGCGCATGTGCCCTGGCATTGGCGGCCTGTGGCGCGGACGACACCCAGAACCCCGAATTGTTAAAGGGCGCAAACTTTATATCCGCCCAGCCTGGCGTTGACATTACATTGTCATTTGACCCGGTTGAAATGCGCGTATTTGGCGGCGTTGTAAATCGCTATAACGGCGGTTATACTGCGGACGGCAACAACATTAAATTCGAAGGCTTTGCATCCACAATGATGATGGGCGATGCTGAGGCCATGGAAACCGAACGTGAATACTTTGAGTTCATGCCAACGGTTGAAACATATGAATTGGGCGACGGCAAATTAACATTGATTGCATCTGACGGCAAAGAAATTATCTTTACCCAAATCGAAGACACCGCTGCCCCTGTGGCAGATTCCGAAACCACATCGGAATAA
- the tpiA gene encoding triose-phosphate isomerase, with translation MKIIAGNWKMNGSRAGLDAMLRDLENLDTENTVILCVPYTMLRAGNARVAIGAQDVSQHTHGAYTGSVSAQMVADAGAKYVIVGHSECRQYNGDTNSIVRQKAAQVLANGMIPIICVGETMDEKQAGKTMAVIESGVRESIPSDVGTPIIIAYEPRWAIGAGLTPTADEIACAHTLIANTLAEMGLAGTPVLYGASVKGSNAAEIMSIPNVDGVLVGGASLKSDDFIPIITSVK, from the coding sequence ATGAAAATTATTGCTGGAAATTGGAAAATGAACGGGTCGCGCGCAGGGTTGGATGCGATGTTGCGTGATCTGGAAAATCTTGATACAGAAAATACAGTTATTCTGTGTGTGCCATATACTATGTTGCGTGCGGGAAATGCACGCGTGGCGATTGGTGCACAGGATGTGAGTCAACATACACACGGCGCATATACGGGTTCTGTGTCGGCCCAGATGGTTGCAGATGCGGGTGCAAAATATGTAATTGTTGGGCACAGTGAATGTCGTCAGTATAACGGGGATACGAATTCGATCGTGCGACAAAAGGCGGCCCAGGTTTTGGCCAATGGGATGATTCCAATTATCTGTGTTGGCGAAACAATGGATGAAAAGCAGGCCGGTAAAACCATGGCGGTGATTGAATCTGGGGTGCGTGAATCAATTCCATCGGATGTTGGCACACCGATTATTATTGCGTATGAGCCACGGTGGGCAATTGGGGCGGGTTTGACGCCCACGGCGGATGAAATTGCGTGTGCGCATACACTGATTGCCAATACGCTGGCGGAGATGGGATTGGCGGGGACGCCGGTTCTGTATGGTGCGTCGGTCAAGGGTTCGAATGCCGCAGAAATTATGTCGATTCCAAACGTTGATGGGGTGTTGGTTGGTGGTGCGTCCTTGAAAAGTGATGATTTCATACCTATAATAACCAGTGTAAAATAA
- a CDS encoding J domain-containing protein: MTNVKTNLPQTSLVSKTANIISETRRPDGSLATQILTIGFDKYLIQYDSQGQVVFKEKMGELFFNEKDITYNNGCVASITRRDYRGNRAISQYDENGHIIATINANKNDIVNFAPSGYVRSVIKHLSEYGDFGKTTEIEEITFNDFGHIVSSAHKVKMTDLFGPGRDKWMTTDTKQYYPNGQMASHITYKQKTKRTGRWTSENQEDEAASYISSITQYSEKGKLQVSAQLGEYDEINFNGDKVACITRRVKKGDSLETMSQTTYYPSGNLCTITTYQDGRVVSSVTYDEQGKPQSSAQQGTENYQDIYQNAQQTRQNTQNIKSFAKIGMTPQQAASILGVSLSATEQEVKVAYRKLCKIWHPDRNQGNEEVAKRKMQQINEAYSVMSQYIRNRGGQSRPEQPQQPRPEHINRMQQAWNKLQQAIRDYDYAVDRLKAATAEKERIRSEYVRTAANDQKKRKLEQQLRKAEIAWSACVNNKIRAQAYKDKCEREYNMLRMQKYTKMYQQKCCEYQRAA, translated from the coding sequence ATGACAAACGTAAAAACAAACCTTCCTCAAACATCCCTAGTCAGTAAGACGGCAAATATCATTTCTGAAACACGTCGTCCAGATGGTTCTTTGGCCACGCAGATATTAACAATCGGATTCGACAAATATTTAATTCAATATGATTCCCAGGGTCAGGTTGTGTTCAAAGAAAAAATGGGCGAGTTATTCTTTAATGAAAAAGACATAACTTATAATAATGGTTGCGTTGCATCAATTACACGTCGTGATTATAGGGGCAACAGGGCCATTTCTCAATACGATGAAAATGGTCATATTATTGCGACTATAAATGCTAATAAAAACGATATTGTAAACTTTGCGCCATCAGGATATGTCCGGTCTGTTATTAAACATTTGTCAGAATACGGTGATTTTGGCAAAACAACTGAAATCGAAGAAATCACATTTAATGATTTCGGACATATAGTATCTTCTGCACACAAGGTGAAAATGACAGATTTGTTTGGCCCAGGACGTGATAAATGGATGACAACAGACACCAAGCAATATTATCCAAATGGGCAAATGGCCAGTCATATCACGTATAAGCAAAAAACAAAACGTACAGGCAGATGGACATCTGAAAATCAAGAAGACGAAGCGGCATCGTATATTTCATCAATCACTCAATATAGTGAAAAAGGCAAGTTGCAGGTGTCTGCACAACTGGGCGAATATGATGAAATAAACTTTAACGGCGATAAAGTTGCGTGTATAACCAGACGTGTAAAGAAAGGTGACAGCCTGGAAACAATGTCCCAAACAACATATTATCCATCTGGAAATTTGTGCACAATAACAACATACCAAGATGGCAGGGTTGTGTCTTCTGTGACTTATGATGAACAGGGCAAGCCACAAAGTAGTGCCCAGCAAGGAACAGAAAATTATCAGGATATATATCAGAACGCACAGCAGACACGCCAAAACACACAGAACATTAAGTCTTTTGCCAAGATTGGCATGACGCCACAGCAGGCGGCCAGCATTTTGGGTGTGTCCTTAAGTGCAACCGAACAGGAAGTAAAAGTGGCATATCGTAAACTGTGTAAAATCTGGCATCCGGACAGAAACCAAGGAAATGAAGAGGTGGCTAAGCGCAAAATGCAACAAATCAATGAAGCGTACAGCGTTATGTCACAATACATCAGGAACCGCGGTGGTCAATCTCGTCCTGAACAGCCACAACAACCGCGACCTGAACACATTAACCGAATGCAGCAGGCATGGAATAAACTACAACAGGCTATTCGTGATTATGACTATGCCGTAGATAGGTTAAAAGCCGCCACGGCAGAAAAAGAAAGAATCAGAAGCGAATATGTCAGAACAGCAGCAAATGATCAAAAGAAACGAAAATTGGAACAGCAATTAAGAAAGGCTGAGATTGCTTGGTCAGCGTGTGTTAACAACAAAATCCGGGCACAGGCATATAAAGATAAATGTGAACGTGAATATAATATGTTGCGCATGCAAAAATATACGAAAATGTATCAACAAAAATGTTGTGAATATCAACGTGCTGCATAA
- a CDS encoding DUF2778 domain-containing protein: protein MVNRVFASRFGYWLSRGDVGAAKSDFPSIWADFLLKKFVYYGIIHTFSRRHLVVFFIARICGCFFTKGLNMSLKEYTSMRTKDWVQATGTLANIYAKLKGQQGANNGRDSTEQCDGIIQVSGYTRADGTEVAPYERICPYHYNGQKPENKDKKEDKTKEKDFSLSGTVSANNATNEDDVIKLKKNLYKMNYYKPNERSEPDGQFHKYANTELITAIKDFQRDNNLPITGRISSGDETERVLNTKFESHGAKFEYPVNTNKNQVAVFDGVALTVNTNDKRTGYWGAMSGMPSYQGKDMQKEKDKGPLPEGIYVIRQINAQHRDKYSTKGKITGWPGGYASWGDHRVWLEPAKETNTFGRDKFSIHGGVAFGSAGCIDLRTEISDFIKWFEQNKKDVILHVKY from the coding sequence ATGGTTAATAGAGTTTTTGCGTCTAGGTTTGGTTATTGGTTGTCAAGGGGCGATGTTGGGGCTGCCAAATCTGATTTTCCGTCCATTTGGGCGGATTTTTTATTGAAAAAATTCGTATATTATGGTATAATACACACATTCAGCAGACGACATTTGGTCGTCTTTTTTATTGCCCGCATATGCGGGTGTTTTTTTACCAAAGGATTAAATATGTCATTAAAAGAATACACATCTATGCGAACCAAAGATTGGGTTCAGGCCACAGGCACACTGGCCAACATATACGCAAAACTGAAAGGACAACAAGGTGCAAATAATGGTCGTGATTCCACCGAACAATGCGACGGAATTATTCAAGTATCCGGATACACACGTGCCGATGGTACCGAAGTTGCACCATACGAGCGTATTTGCCCATATCACTATAACGGACAAAAACCAGAAAATAAGGATAAAAAAGAAGACAAAACCAAAGAAAAAGATTTTAGCCTGAGTGGCACAGTATCGGCCAATAACGCAACAAATGAAGACGATGTTATAAAACTGAAAAAGAACCTGTATAAAATGAATTACTATAAGCCCAATGAGCGTAGCGAGCCTGACGGGCAATTTCACAAATACGCAAACACAGAACTGATTACAGCGATTAAGGATTTTCAACGCGATAACAATTTACCAATAACCGGGCGCATATCATCGGGTGACGAAACAGAACGCGTGTTGAATACGAAGTTTGAATCACATGGCGCAAAATTTGAATATCCGGTCAATACAAACAAAAATCAAGTTGCAGTATTTGATGGGGTAGCCCTGACGGTAAATACGAATGATAAAAGAACAGGATATTGGGGCGCAATGTCTGGTATGCCAAGTTATCAGGGCAAAGATATGCAAAAAGAGAAAGATAAAGGGCCTTTGCCAGAAGGAATATATGTGATACGACAAATAAATGCCCAACATAGAGATAAATATTCTACAAAAGGGAAAATAACAGGATGGCCAGGCGGTTATGCTTCCTGGGGAGACCACAGAGTATGGTTAGAACCTGCAAAAGAAACTAACACATTCGGGAGAGACAAATTTTCTATACATGGCGGCGTTGCTTTCGGCTCTGCCGGCTGTATTGACTTACGAACAGAAATAAGTGATTTTATAAAATGGTTTGAGCAAAACAAAAAAGATGTTATACTGCACGTAAAATATTAG
- a CDS encoding UPF0104 family protein, which yields MLEYPLRGFEPSHQFPNANTLYTIILVYSIALINKKQPPNPPPDFIYRLILFIKLLSYYTCKRILMSAQTKRLIKKVISYSGIFFFILAAGMLWWQLRDYSLSDIAHAILDIPFMNLAMACVACMLGYLTLSLYDYLALNYVGGRVSWWKWMLAGMLGFAISNNAGHAVVSGGAIRYRLYTRWRIRGGDIVKMLTISGFTYFLGASAIVVISYFLVPHALFQNSVGASIGINALFIFCLVTLLVYFATTIFFHKKSIKIGQLKFQIPSTRMAFTQTILGITDSILAGLVLYFCLTPFVKIPFVVFMGLFAIAQSTGVFSQVPGGIGVFETVFLVALPDTVDKANIFGALLAYRIIYYVLPLIGMGSLFFIYERWLRSRMKRWLNEAKEKIPAKINRIKSEIRVRK from the coding sequence ATGTTGGAGTATCCCTTACGAGGCTTTGAACCCTCACACCAGTTTCCCAATGCCAACACATTATACACAATAATTTTGGTATATTCAATTGCTTTGATAAATAAAAAGCAACCGCCCAATCCCCCACCAGATTTTATTTATAGATTGATTTTGTTTATAAAATTGTTATCCTATTACACTTGTAAAAGGATTTTAATGTCAGCACAGACAAAACGCCTGATTAAAAAGGTAATCAGTTACTCAGGCATTTTCTTTTTTATATTGGCCGCCGGTATGCTGTGGTGGCAATTGCGTGATTACAGTCTGTCCGACATCGCACACGCAATATTAGATATTCCATTTATGAACCTGGCGATGGCATGCGTGGCATGTATGCTGGGGTATTTGACGCTGTCCCTGTATGATTATTTAGCGTTAAACTATGTTGGCGGACGCGTTTCATGGTGGAAATGGATGTTGGCGGGGATGCTGGGCTTTGCAATCAGCAACAACGCCGGCCACGCCGTGGTCAGTGGCGGCGCAATTCGATATCGTCTGTATACACGGTGGCGCATTCGCGGTGGCGACATTGTAAAAATGCTGACTATATCGGGCTTTACATATTTCCTGGGGGCATCCGCCATTGTGGTCATCAGTTATTTCTTGGTCCCACATGCGCTGTTTCAGAACTCGGTCGGCGCCAGTATTGGCATCAACGCATTATTTATATTTTGTTTGGTCACATTGTTGGTATATTTTGCGACCACAATATTCTTTCATAAAAAAAGCATAAAAATCGGACAATTAAAATTCCAGATACCATCAACACGCATGGCATTTACACAAACAATCCTGGGCATAACAGACAGTATTCTGGCCGGTCTGGTACTTTATTTCTGTCTGACCCCATTTGTAAAAATACCGTTTGTTGTATTTATGGGACTGTTTGCCATTGCCCAATCGACCGGCGTTTTCAGCCAAGTTCCCGGTGGCATCGGCGTATTTGAAACGGTATTTTTGGTCGCCCTGCCCGACACCGTGGACAAGGCTAACATATTTGGCGCACTGTTGGCATATCGCATAATTTATTATGTTTTGCCACTGATTGGCATGGGCAGTTTGTTCTTTATCTATGAACGCTGGTTGCGTTCCCGTATGAAACGTTGGCTGAACGAAGCCAAAGAAAAAATACCTGCAAAAATCAACCGTATAAAATCTGAAATACGCGTCAGAAAATAA